In a single window of the Etheostoma spectabile isolate EspeVRDwgs_2016 chromosome 3, UIUC_Espe_1.0, whole genome shotgun sequence genome:
- the LOC116681535 gene encoding uncharacterized protein LOC116681535, producing the protein MAPAQVSAAAMATGPNLHCQAQFTLPSSRFRFVSWNRLEQCDVTGDQLTCPRVREGPSEELLQRERDDICLERGRRRREEEGQRWEDRLQENWENCLELNLSYQDLGDPFQQENFLRILRRLFRVEKLQLVDNSLTNLSSVRLPRCKMLNLHRNHLVCLRQLPKLPAVEHLCLSENAIGSLGGLRALGNSPLCSLNLTRNPVTFTQDYRARVFLCLPKLEILDGIPKLPEDSQPTTPLFSETTRMCNIL; encoded by the exons ATGGCACCTGCTCAGGTGTCCGCTGCTGCCATGGCAACGGGTCCTAATCTGCATTGTCAGGCCCAGTTCACC CTTCCTTCAAGTCGGTTCCGATTTGTGTCGTGGAATCGCCTGGAGCAGTGTGATGTCACGGGTGACCAGCTGACCTGCCCCAGGGTCAGAGAAG GGCCATCAGAAGAGCTGTtacaaagagagagggatgacatttgtttggagagagggaggagaaggagagaggaggaaggacaAAGATGGGAAGATAGACTGCAAGAGAATTGGGAAAACTGTCTG GAGTTAAATCTGTCCTACCAAGACTTGGGGGACCCCTTCCAGCAAGAGAATTTCCTTCGGATCCTCCGCCGGTTATTCCGCGTGGAGAAACTACAACTGGTTGACAATTCCCTCACCAACCTGAGCTCTGTACGTCTGCCAAG GTGCAAAATGCTAAATCTGCACCGCAACCACCTGGTGTGTCTACGTCAGCTGCCAAAGCTCCCAGCAGTGGAGCACCTTTGTCTGTCTGAGAACGCCATTGGCTCCCTGGGGGGACTGAGAGCTCTAGGGAACAGCCCCCTTTGCTCCCTCAACCTAACCCGCAACCCAGTGACCTTCACTCAGGACTATCGAGCACG tgttttcctctgtttgCCAAAGCTAGAGATCCTGGATGGAATCCCCAAGCTGCCAGAAGACTCTCAGCCCACCACACCACTGTTCTCCGAAACTACCAGGATGTGTAACATTTTATGA
- the serpini1 gene encoding neuroserpin, protein MRAAERDRTHPSIHPPYLTAFIVHTSLFTQLSGVCAAMLILDVFSPLLLLSILLPRYGCRVAEIPEDTTSEFSVRLYHRLQAAGDQDNIIFSPLSVAVALGMVELGASGASLEEIRQAVGFSHLLPGVEFSLLQNLTAALSDDDTHYVIRFANSLFLQEGVTFNLEFLHLMRKYFRADVETVDFSESAAVAEQINSWVENHTESKIRELLSAEDFSSVTRLTLVNAVYFRGSWKNQFRPENTRTFSFSRDDGSEVQTLMMYQQGDFYYGEFSDGSQEAGGVYQVLEMPYEGEDMSMLIVLPRQEVPLASLEPIIKAPLLEEWANNVKRQKVEVYLPRFKVEQKIDLRSTLHELGIKNIFTNDADLSAMTDGKDLYIGKAVQKAYLEVTEEGAEGAVGSGMIALTRI, encoded by the exons AtgagagcagcagagagagaccgcacacatccatccatccatccaccctaCCTAACAGCGTTTATCG TCCACACATCCCTCTTCACTCAGCTATCTGGGGTCTGTGCTGCGATGTTGATCTTGGACGTTTTCTCaccgctcctcctcctctccatcctgTTGCCGCGCTACGGTTGCCGGGTGGCGGAGATTCCAGAGGACACTACATCAGAGTTCTCGGTCAGACTGTACCATCGGCTGCAGGCAGCGGGAGATCAGGATAACATCATTTTCTCCCCGCTGAGCGTGGCTGTGGCCCTGGGCATGGTGGAGCTGGGAGCCAGTGGGGCCTCACTAGAAGAGATACGACAGGCTGTAGGATTCAGCCACCTGCTGCCAG GCGTGGAATTCTCTTTGCTCCAGAACTTGACAGCAGCGCTGTCGGACGATGACACCCACTATGTTATCCGATTTGCCAACAGCCTCTTCCTGCAGGAAGGCGTCACCTTCAACCTTGAGTTTCTGCATCTGATGAGGAAGTACTTCCGGGCTGACGTGGAAACAGTAGACTTCAGCGAATCAGCAGCCGTGGCCGAGCAGATCAACAGCTGGGTGGAAAATCATACTGAGA GTAAGATCCGTGAGCTGCTATCAGCCGAGGACTTTAGCAGCGTGACCCGCCTGACCCTTGTGAACGCTGTCTACTTCAGAGGCTCCTGGAAAAACCAGTTCAGGCCAGAAAACACCAGGACCTTCTCCTTCAGCAGAGACGACGGCTCTGAAGTCCAGACACTCATGATGTACCAGCAGGGAGACTTCTACTATG GCGAGTTCAGCGATGGCTCACAGGAAGCTGGCGGTGTGTACCAGGTGTTGGAGATGCCCTATGAGGGCGAGGACATGTCCATGTTGATTGTTCTGCCTCGGCAAGAGGTGCCACTGGCTTCCCTGGAGCCCATCATCAAAGCACCACTGCTGGAGGAGTGGGCTAATAATGTCAAACGACAAAAGGTGGAAGTCTACCTACCTAG GTTTAAAGTGGAGCAGAAGATCGACCTGAGGAGCACTCTGCATGAGCTAGGAATAAAGAACATTTTCACCAACGATGCTGATCTCTCAGCCATGACAG atggTAAGGACCTGTACATTGGGAAGGCGGTGCAGAAGGCTTACCTGGAGGTGACTGAAGAGGGGGCAGAAGGAGCCGTTGGGTCAG gaaTGATCGCACTGACCAGGATCTAG